One Streptomyces sp. B21-105 genomic region harbors:
- a CDS encoding urease subunit beta, whose product MHLDGDTQGVSLQTDATTLPGPGKTKIKVKNESDRPVQVGSHYHFAEVNPGLKVVGVEVPAGQTVPQDRSLWNCDAARGRRLNIAAGTSVRFEPGDECCVELVQIQGDVTADGGNTSDLTRIQGLREGIVR is encoded by the coding sequence GTGCATCTCGACGGGGACACGCAGGGCGTCAGCCTGCAGACGGACGCCACCACGCTGCCGGGGCCGGGCAAGACGAAGATCAAGGTGAAGAACGAGTCGGACCGTCCCGTTCAAGTCGGCTCCCACTATCACTTCGCCGAGGTCAACCCAGGTCTGAAGGTCGTCGGCGTCGAGGTCCCCGCCGGTCAGACAGTCCCCCAGGACCGCAGTCTCTGGAACTGCGACGCGGCGAGGGGCCGGCGGCTCAACATCGCCGCGGGCACGTCCGTGCGTTTCGAACCGGGCGACGAGTGCTGCGTGGAACTCGTGCAGATCCAGGGTGATGTCACGGCCGACGGCGGCAATACCAGCGACCTCACCAGGATCCAGGGATTGCGCGAAGGGATCGTCCGATGA
- a CDS encoding transposase has protein sequence MSSKSNMSKRYTAEFKRDAVALALSSEKTVTEVARDLGVSPEGLRGWVKQAKADRGEGPAGALTTAEREELVRLRRKVREQEATIEVLGKATAFFAQDMWETRETARADVFRYVEVEYNRSRLVGTPTTGTSPRSKRDPCSGRTSPRQRKHPLSSSGGGTSRRVDCDWTAIAELARWGPG, from the coding sequence GTGAGCAGCAAGAGCAACATGAGTAAGCGGTACACGGCCGAGTTCAAGCGGGACGCGGTCGCCTTGGCGTTGTCCTCGGAGAAGACGGTCACCGAGGTCGCGAGGGATCTGGGCGTGAGTCCCGAAGGGCTGCGCGGGTGGGTGAAGCAGGCGAAGGCCGACCGCGGTGAGGGACCCGCCGGGGCTTTGACCACTGCGGAGCGTGAGGAGTTGGTCCGGCTGCGGCGAAAGGTTCGCGAGCAGGAGGCCACGATCGAGGTTCTGGGAAAAGCGACCGCCTTCTTCGCACAGGACATGTGGGAGACCCGCGAGACCGCCCGGGCCGACGTTTTCCGCTACGTCGAAGTCGAGTACAACCGCAGCCGGCTCGTCGGCACCCCGACTACGGGTACGTCACCCCGCTCGAAACGAGATCCTTGCTCAGGCAGAACCTCGCCCCGGCAGCGTAAACACCCGCTGTCCAGTTCGGGGGGGGGAACTTCACGCAGAGTCGACTGCGACTGGACCGCAATCGCAGAGCTCGCTCGCTGGGGGCCTGGGTAG
- a CDS encoding isochorismatase family protein — MRRALIVVDVQKDFCEGGSIPVKGGAGRAVAIADLVRRADGRYAHVVATRDHHIDPGAHFSEHPDFQSSFPEHCVVGSEGGEFHPDFAPAVTSGGVDEVFYKGAYSASKSGFEGSAQDGTPLADWLRARHISGLDVVGIATDHCVKATALDGVRAGFAVRVLLDYTAGVAADTTSTAINELRQAGVVLSGKPVVLV; from the coding sequence ATGCGCCGTGCATTGATCGTTGTTGATGTGCAGAAGGACTTCTGCGAGGGCGGCAGCATTCCGGTGAAGGGCGGCGCGGGCAGGGCCGTGGCCATCGCCGACCTGGTGCGGCGCGCCGATGGAAGGTACGCGCACGTCGTCGCCACCCGTGACCACCACATCGACCCGGGGGCCCACTTCTCCGAGCATCCGGACTTCCAGAGTTCTTTTCCCGAGCACTGCGTCGTCGGCAGCGAGGGAGGCGAGTTCCATCCGGACTTCGCGCCCGCCGTCACCTCTGGCGGCGTGGACGAGGTGTTCTACAAGGGGGCGTACTCCGCCTCGAAGAGCGGTTTCGAGGGCTCGGCTCAGGACGGCACACCACTGGCCGACTGGCTGCGTGCCCGCCATATCAGTGGTCTCGACGTCGTCGGCATCGCGACCGACCACTGTGTGAAGGCCACCGCGCTCGACGGCGTACGAGCGGGCTTCGCCGTCCGGGTCCTGCTCGACTACACCGCCGGTGTTGCCGCCGACACCACCAGCACCGCGATCAATGAGCTACGCCAAGCCGGTGTGGTGCTGAGCGGCAAGCCAGTCGTCCTCGTCTGA
- a CDS encoding ribbon-helix-helix protein, CopG family gives MAMTLRLPDDLDAKLTERARREGRSKQELAIEAIRDAQNRAELKVDDVLAELMDSDAEILDYLK, from the coding sequence ATGGCGATGACACTCCGGCTCCCCGACGACCTTGACGCGAAGCTCACCGAGCGTGCTCGCCGGGAGGGCCGCAGCAAACAGGAACTTGCCATTGAGGCCATCCGCGACGCCCAGAACCGGGCCGAGCTGAAGGTCGACGACGTCCTGGCCGAGCTCATGGACAGCGATGCGGAGATCCTGGACTACCTGAAGTGA
- a CDS encoding type II toxin-antitoxin system death-on-curing family toxin, which yields MTDVRYIQIDEILAIARTVNGTEHSVRDMGLLVSAIERPRTNVFGAELYPTLHEKAAALLHSVARNHALIDGNKRTAWLAMRVFLRFNGVNASTVPPAVSVAGPFVEEVAQDNMEVPAIAKRLSTWFPIS from the coding sequence GTGACGGACGTGCGCTACATCCAGATCGACGAGATCCTGGCCATCGCCCGCACGGTCAACGGTACCGAGCACAGCGTGCGCGACATGGGCCTTCTGGTGTCGGCGATCGAGCGACCCCGGACGAACGTGTTCGGAGCCGAGTTGTATCCCACGCTGCACGAGAAGGCTGCGGCGCTGCTGCACTCCGTCGCCCGCAATCACGCGCTGATCGACGGCAACAAGCGCACCGCCTGGCTCGCCATGCGTGTCTTCCTGCGGTTCAACGGCGTCAACGCCAGTACCGTCCCGCCGGCCGTCTCCGTTGCCGGCCCGTTCGTGGAGGAAGTCGCGCAGGACAACATGGAGGTACCGGCCATCGCCAAGCGCCTCTCGACCTGGTTCCCCATCTCCTGA
- a CDS encoding FtsX-like permease family protein: MAMILDQLRRRRGRALALAAGILVAATSFTLLTATVSTSQATTVGTVRKNARSAYDVLVRPPDSQTDVERRSGLVTPNFLSGTFGGITVDQYRRIRGMAGVDVAAPVANIGYLMVASTVTVDVSRFLDGKASRQILRIRPTLTSGLGTYRTSDEYVYLTRSPLTSASESDGLFESDTLETGAVDKSTQRYRIKGKYDVCFYFNRDKTEQTEFNLDLPLKPNIIAEDLRDRSPFDPDLSSRMNCQSGQGKATIDVPVSYPVLLSAIDPVAEDRLVGLGDTIASGRMLTEQDKPWRVSGAKSVHGQHDSYIPALLSDTPLTTGTLDATVERLDVGDPAELPSKLGNPTADSFVRNLHGTTVGKTRVDLSKGYRKALTEDSFDTGSYWTVGPVTYRRTSDGDLAAQPQPPQKPSLWITNSNQQPFPNVPEENHQGAQYRKVTSHAATSCIGLGTCDGVDSGRLPNPFVHLVGRYDTGKLPGFSPLSDAPLETYQTPQVTGADSATRARLHGKPLQPDRNLGGYVSPPPTMLTTMDSITALTKSRRVPSLQDKAPVSAIRIRVAGVTGVDTASRARVNAVAGKIRATYPRLQVDVTVGSSPAPQTVALSASAQVTERWVAKGVALRILRAVDTKSAVLFVLVLVVCALFIGQAALASVRSRRIEIGTLRCLGWSGGEVLRLVLAELALIGLAAGAVGTVLAYVLGRVLGQPEAGAKSLLVLPVALLLATAAGLIPAWLATRLGPMEAVRPPVTAARRAHPVRSVAGLAMLNLLRVRGRTLLGAAGLALGVAAFTVLLALTLAFRGEVAGSLLGSAVVAQAREADYLSVALSLLLGAAGAIDVLVISQRERAADLAVLRATGWTNRELAKLTLYEGIGLALLGGLSGAVAGLAGVLVLGRGVLHGHLFPVAGAALLATLAATALVVAALTVPIRGLSRIAPAHLLAAD; this comes from the coding sequence ATGGCGATGATTCTCGACCAGCTACGGCGGCGACGCGGGCGCGCGCTGGCCCTGGCCGCCGGGATCCTGGTGGCGGCGACCAGTTTCACCCTGCTGACCGCGACGGTGAGCACGAGCCAGGCGACCACCGTGGGCACGGTACGGAAGAACGCACGCTCCGCGTACGACGTCCTGGTACGCCCGCCCGACTCGCAGACGGACGTGGAGCGGCGGAGCGGTCTGGTCACGCCGAACTTCCTGTCCGGCACGTTCGGCGGCATCACCGTCGACCAGTACCGGCGCATCCGCGGCATGGCCGGGGTCGATGTGGCGGCGCCGGTCGCCAACATCGGCTACCTCATGGTGGCGAGCACCGTCACGGTGGACGTGTCCCGCTTCCTGGACGGCAAGGCGTCCCGGCAGATCCTGCGCATCCGCCCTACGCTCACCTCCGGACTGGGCACCTACCGCACCTCGGACGAGTACGTCTACCTCACCCGCTCCCCCCTGACGTCGGCATCGGAGTCGGACGGCCTCTTCGAGTCCGACACCCTGGAAACGGGTGCGGTCGACAAGAGCACCCAGCGGTACCGGATCAAGGGGAAGTACGACGTCTGCTTCTACTTCAACCGGGACAAGACCGAGCAGACCGAGTTCAACCTGGATCTGCCGTTGAAGCCGAACATCATCGCCGAGGACCTCAGGGACAGGTCGCCGTTCGACCCCGACCTGAGTTCGCGGATGAACTGCCAGTCCGGCCAGGGCAAGGCCACCATCGACGTTCCGGTCAGTTACCCCGTGCTGCTGTCCGCCATCGACCCGGTGGCCGAGGACCGACTGGTGGGCCTGGGCGACACCATCGCCTCGGGCCGGATGCTCACCGAGCAGGACAAGCCGTGGAGGGTGTCGGGCGCCAAGAGCGTCCACGGACAGCACGACTCCTACATCCCGGCGCTGCTCAGCGACACCCCGCTGACCACCGGCACACTCGACGCCACCGTCGAGCGGCTCGACGTCGGGGACCCGGCCGAGCTGCCCTCGAAACTGGGCAACCCGACAGCCGACAGCTTCGTCCGAAACCTGCACGGCACAACGGTGGGTAAGACCCGAGTCGACCTGAGCAAGGGCTACCGGAAGGCACTGACCGAGGACTCGTTCGACACCGGCAGCTACTGGACGGTCGGCCCGGTCACCTACCGCCGGACCTCCGACGGCGACCTCGCCGCGCAGCCGCAGCCCCCGCAGAAGCCCAGCCTGTGGATCACCAACTCGAACCAGCAGCCGTTCCCCAACGTCCCCGAAGAGAACCACCAGGGCGCCCAGTACCGGAAGGTGACCAGTCACGCCGCCACGAGCTGCATCGGACTGGGTACTTGCGACGGCGTGGACTCCGGACGCCTGCCCAATCCCTTCGTCCACCTGGTCGGCCGATACGACACCGGCAAACTGCCCGGCTTCTCACCCCTGTCCGACGCCCCGTTGGAGACCTACCAGACGCCACAGGTCACCGGTGCGGACAGCGCGACCCGAGCGAGGCTCCACGGCAAGCCGCTGCAGCCCGACCGCAACCTGGGCGGCTACGTCAGCCCGCCGCCCACCATGCTGACGACGATGGACTCCATCACCGCGCTCACCAAGAGCCGTCGGGTCCCGAGCCTCCAGGACAAGGCGCCGGTCAGCGCGATCAGGATCCGGGTGGCCGGAGTGACCGGCGTCGACACCGCCTCCCGGGCGCGGGTGAACGCGGTGGCCGGGAAGATCCGGGCCACCTACCCCCGGCTCCAGGTCGACGTCACCGTCGGCAGCTCGCCCGCGCCGCAGACGGTGGCACTGAGCGCCTCGGCGCAGGTGACGGAGCGTTGGGTCGCCAAGGGCGTGGCACTGCGCATTCTCCGGGCGGTGGACACCAAGAGCGCGGTGCTCTTCGTGCTGGTCCTCGTCGTGTGCGCGCTCTTCATCGGCCAGGCGGCGCTGGCCTCGGTGCGCTCACGTCGCATCGAGATCGGCACGCTGCGCTGCCTTGGCTGGAGCGGTGGCGAAGTGCTCCGCCTGGTCCTCGCCGAACTGGCGCTGATCGGCCTCGCCGCCGGAGCCGTGGGCACGGTGCTCGCGTACGTGCTGGGCCGGGTGCTGGGCCAGCCCGAAGCCGGCGCCAAGTCACTCCTCGTGCTCCCGGTGGCGCTCCTCCTGGCCACGGCGGCGGGCCTGATCCCCGCCTGGCTCGCCACCCGGCTGGGACCGATGGAAGCCGTCCGGCCCCCGGTGACGGCGGCCCGCCGCGCGCACCCGGTGCGTTCGGTGGCCGGACTGGCCATGCTCAACCTGCTGCGGGTGCGGGGCCGCACGCTGCTGGGTGCGGCAGGGCTGGCGCTGGGAGTGGCCGCCTTCACTGTGCTGCTCGCCCTGACGCTGGCCTTCCGGGGCGAGGTGGCCGGGTCGCTGCTCGGCAGTGCCGTGGTGGCGCAGGCGCGCGAGGCCGACTACCTCAGCGTCGCTCTGTCCCTGCTGCTGGGCGCCGCCGGCGCCATCGACGTCCTGGTCATCTCGCAGCGCGAACGCGCCGCCGATCTCGCGGTGCTGCGGGCGACCGGCTGGACCAACCGCGAGCTGGCGAAGCTGACCCTCTACGAGGGAATCGGACTGGCTCTGCTGGGCGGACTGTCCGGTGCGGTGGCCGGTCTGGCCGGGGTGCTGGTCCTCGGCCGGGGCGTGCTGCACGGACACCTGTTCCCGGTCGCCGGCGCCGCGCTGCTGGCCACGCTCGCGGCGACCGCCCTGGTGGTGGCGGCTCTGACGGTGCCGATCCGGGGGCTGTCCCGGATCGCCCCCGCCCACCTGCTCGCCGCCGACTGA